A stretch of the Mycobacterium shigaense genome encodes the following:
- a CDS encoding cupin domain-containing protein yields the protein MEQISVQAPFRVTADAWQNLPSMQIPNTEGFIKDVYENPEGSSMCSGFFELKHADEPLLYVYAYDEMKVVLEGELLLENKDTGQQLVAKAKDAIFFPKGSRIYFSTPSYALAFYCGDRSADLL from the coding sequence GTGGAACAGATTTCCGTCCAGGCCCCGTTCCGAGTTACCGCCGATGCGTGGCAGAACCTGCCGTCGATGCAGATCCCGAATACCGAGGGCTTCATCAAGGACGTCTACGAAAACCCCGAGGGTAGCTCGATGTGCTCCGGTTTCTTCGAACTCAAGCACGCCGACGAACCGCTGCTGTACGTCTACGCCTACGACGAGATGAAGGTCGTCCTGGAGGGCGAATTGCTCTTGGAGAACAAGGACACCGGACAACAGCTGGTCGCGAAGGCCAAGGACGCCATCTTCTTCCCGAAGGGATCGCGGATCTACTTCTCCACACCGAGCTACGCGCTGGCGTTCTACTGTGGCGACCGCAGCGCCGACCTGCTCTGA
- a CDS encoding dimethylamine monooxygenase subunit DmmA family protein: MTELAHTSVPRWFTGTPEALSGVPGTGARSYLLVGVGQTVSPFLRQWRYHLDMDVATEFLIHEDVDVVNTALAEALGRARVGLRLWLAGPSGACLSLRGTALRGGLEDDEISVTVTEPGAIEVSCVHCLAVTSTSAGVGDVTQCAGCQLNLVIYHHVSRLSGRFMGFMVDAETAVTK; the protein is encoded by the coding sequence GTGACAGAGCTGGCACACACCAGTGTTCCGCGCTGGTTCACCGGCACGCCGGAGGCACTCTCCGGCGTGCCGGGCACCGGCGCAAGGTCCTATCTGCTGGTCGGAGTCGGGCAAACGGTGAGTCCGTTCTTACGGCAGTGGCGGTACCACCTCGACATGGACGTGGCGACGGAGTTCCTGATCCACGAGGACGTGGATGTAGTCAACACGGCACTCGCAGAGGCGCTGGGCCGTGCTCGGGTCGGGCTGCGGCTGTGGCTTGCCGGCCCGAGCGGTGCGTGTCTGTCACTGCGCGGCACGGCACTGCGGGGCGGACTCGAAGACGACGAGATCAGCGTCACCGTCACCGAGCCGGGTGCCATCGAGGTGTCCTGCGTCCACTGCCTGGCGGTCACCTCGACGTCAGCGGGTGTCGGGGACGTGACTCAGTGCGCTGGGTGCCAGCTAAATCTTGTTATTTACCACCATGTTTCGCGTCTCAGCGGGCGGTTCATGGGCTTCATGGTCGATGCGGAGACGGCGGTGACGAAGTGA
- a CDS encoding PDR/VanB family oxidoreductase: MRTDELKLSVAAIEELVSGIRSLTLRALDGTPLPPFVPGSHLPLRCGAKWNSYSLTNEGLDPSEYCVSVLRVADGGGGSRWVHDQLAVGDAITALTPRSAFAPQPHAIKHLLIAGGIGVTPIVSHLRAARMWKRNIQVLYSFREGFAAHVDDVMDLGGLDAELYVDQDEFCVRTRKVLADQPIGTHLYVCGPGPMIDYVLDTAAGLGWPASRLHLERFGADTLDPGEPFRVNLTKSGRELDVPSGTSLLEALEAAGIAVPNLCRQGVCGQCRIPVSGGVPLHRDLFLDDETKTAGTALMCCVSRASGPMLEVPL, encoded by the coding sequence GTGAGAACAGACGAGCTGAAGCTGAGTGTTGCCGCCATCGAAGAGCTGGTGTCGGGGATTCGCAGCCTTACGCTGCGTGCGCTAGACGGCACGCCGTTACCACCGTTCGTGCCCGGCAGTCATCTGCCATTGCGTTGCGGCGCCAAATGGAACAGTTACAGCCTCACCAACGAAGGACTGGACCCGAGCGAATATTGCGTCTCGGTTCTGCGGGTCGCCGACGGTGGAGGCGGATCACGGTGGGTGCACGACCAGCTCGCGGTGGGCGACGCGATCACCGCGCTGACGCCGCGCAGCGCATTCGCACCGCAACCCCATGCGATCAAGCATCTGTTGATCGCCGGTGGCATCGGCGTCACGCCCATCGTCTCGCACCTGCGGGCGGCGCGGATGTGGAAGCGAAATATTCAGGTGCTCTACAGCTTTCGCGAAGGCTTTGCCGCCCATGTCGACGACGTCATGGATCTCGGTGGTCTTGACGCCGAGTTGTACGTAGACCAAGACGAATTCTGTGTGCGGACGCGAAAAGTGCTCGCGGATCAACCGATCGGCACGCACCTGTACGTTTGCGGACCCGGGCCGATGATCGACTACGTCCTGGACACCGCGGCAGGGTTGGGGTGGCCGGCATCGCGCCTGCACCTGGAGCGCTTCGGTGCCGACACCCTCGATCCTGGAGAGCCGTTTAGGGTCAACCTGACCAAGAGCGGCCGCGAACTCGACGTACCGAGTGGCACGTCATTGCTCGAAGCGCTTGAGGCAGCAGGCATCGCCGTGCCGAATCTGTGCCGACAAGGCGTGTGCGGCCAATGCCGCATTCCCGTCAGCGGTGGCGTACCGCTGCATCGGGACCTGTTTCTAGACGATGAAACCAAGACCGCCGGAACGGCGCTGATGTGCTGTGTTTCACGCGCGTCCGGGCCCATGCTGGAGGTACCGCTGTGA
- a CDS encoding PDR/VanB family oxidoreductase has product MTNPGIATVAPAHLHPAYLTEARQLRVRRTEMLAPAIMHIELVDPHGGRLAGYQPGSHLIVSAGDKRNAYSLVGSGLNPDHYAISVMRRGEGGGSDWLHDNVCEGHLLEIEGPRALFAPVLNQHRALLIAGGIGVTPVLSHARAAALTGVPTEVLYSYRPGHQAHLDDLRGMAECGMITLHEATTVEQTVAILAELLAKQPLGTHAYACGPVGLLQAYQHLTAAAGWPAARVHLERFSAPVQDPGKPFSVTVTSTGQRIEVPAGVSLLQRLLDNGVDVSFLCRRGVCGECRIPVRSGVVEHRDYILTDEEKAESTAMLCCVSRGYDIEVDL; this is encoded by the coding sequence ATGACGAACCCAGGAATCGCGACAGTTGCACCGGCGCATCTGCACCCGGCCTATCTAACCGAGGCGCGCCAACTACGTGTGCGCCGCACCGAGATGCTGGCACCGGCGATCATGCACATCGAGCTTGTCGATCCCCACGGTGGCCGGCTGGCCGGTTATCAGCCCGGCAGCCACCTCATCGTCTCGGCCGGCGACAAGCGCAACGCCTATTCACTGGTCGGGTCCGGCTTGAACCCCGACCACTATGCCATCTCGGTGATGCGGCGCGGGGAAGGCGGCGGATCAGATTGGCTGCACGACAACGTCTGCGAGGGTCACCTCCTCGAAATCGAAGGTCCTCGTGCATTATTCGCTCCGGTACTCAACCAGCACCGAGCACTGCTCATCGCCGGCGGCATTGGTGTGACACCCGTGCTGTCCCATGCGCGCGCGGCGGCCTTGACTGGTGTGCCCACCGAGGTCCTCTATTCCTACCGGCCGGGTCACCAAGCCCATCTGGATGATCTGCGTGGCATGGCCGAATGCGGCATGATCACGCTGCACGAAGCGACCACGGTCGAGCAGACCGTGGCAATTCTGGCCGAACTCCTCGCGAAGCAGCCGCTGGGCACCCATGCATACGCCTGTGGACCGGTGGGATTGCTGCAGGCATATCAACACTTGACGGCCGCCGCGGGCTGGCCGGCCGCGCGCGTGCACCTCGAGAGATTCAGTGCCCCTGTCCAGGATCCGGGTAAACCGTTCAGCGTCACAGTGACGTCGACGGGGCAACGCATCGAGGTGCCGGCGGGCGTGTCCCTGTTGCAACGACTGCTCGACAACGGTGTGGACGTGTCCTTCCTGTGCAGGCGCGGCGTGTGCGGCGAATGCCGTATTCCGGTGCGTTCGGGCGTCGTGGAACACCGTGACTACATCCTGACCGACGAGGAAAAGGCCGAATCCACCGCGATGCTCTGTTGTGTGTCGCGTGGTTACGACATCGAGGTGGACCTATGA
- a CDS encoding heme-dependent oxidative N-demethylase family protein produces MTRTTAAVTAFLNRPINHAANLPWPFPDGSDTFRYSVNVEQARIARQTSGGEWGRHLVDLGGAEYPSIMADRRRILDADPHRVKIRPGMELACWDVLLYYLRDLSYSYPDMMHLAEDSNNEFHWRNHILGTDQSFELGREDSLPNGPLDFLAREIPDDLLLVVERDGQLYFDAGAVTFAMAWSVSFDVGMSMREIHGPVPRLNVEQITSRAEQFLRQLRVDQVYRRVNWTLSASNSRKLDVSLEELPEWGRDIPRMIAENNWGQAQLRIELEHFVRLPMSGAVTFNIRTFMISLDELRAVPAWCAQLATIMEELPVDIANYKGFLGYRESVVAFLRSAAND; encoded by the coding sequence ATGACCCGAACAACCGCTGCCGTAACGGCGTTCCTTAACCGGCCGATCAATCACGCGGCCAACCTGCCTTGGCCGTTTCCCGACGGCTCCGACACCTTTCGGTACTCGGTCAACGTGGAGCAGGCGCGGATTGCGCGCCAGACGTCCGGCGGAGAGTGGGGACGCCATCTGGTCGACCTGGGCGGAGCCGAATATCCAAGCATCATGGCCGATCGGCGTCGAATCCTCGACGCCGATCCGCATCGCGTCAAGATCCGCCCGGGGATGGAACTGGCGTGCTGGGACGTGCTGCTGTACTACCTGCGCGACCTGAGCTACAGCTACCCGGACATGATGCACCTCGCCGAAGATTCGAACAACGAATTCCATTGGCGGAATCATATTTTAGGCACAGACCAGTCCTTCGAACTGGGCCGGGAGGATTCGCTGCCGAACGGGCCACTGGATTTTCTGGCGCGGGAGATCCCCGACGACCTGTTGCTCGTGGTCGAACGCGATGGCCAACTCTACTTCGACGCCGGCGCGGTCACCTTCGCCATGGCGTGGTCGGTGTCGTTCGACGTCGGCATGAGCATGCGCGAAATTCACGGCCCGGTACCACGATTGAACGTCGAGCAGATCACCTCGCGCGCCGAACAGTTCCTCAGGCAATTGCGCGTCGACCAAGTCTATCGGCGGGTTAACTGGACGCTGTCGGCGTCGAACTCCCGCAAGTTGGACGTCAGCCTTGAGGAACTCCCGGAATGGGGACGTGACATTCCGCGCATGATCGCCGAAAATAATTGGGGTCAAGCACAATTACGTATTGAGCTTGAGCACTTCGTTCGGTTGCCGATGAGCGGCGCGGTCACCTTCAACATCCGGACCTTCATGATCTCCCTGGACGAGCTACGGGCCGTCCCGGCGTGGTGCGCCCAGCTGGCCACCATCATGGAGGAGCTCCCCGTCGACATCGCCAACTACAAAGGCTTTCTCGGCTACCGCGAGAGTGTGGTCGCGTTCTTGCGTTCCGCCGCCAACGACTGA
- a CDS encoding APC family permease has product MTISDPPGAATATPEVAVVNVDDQTLLKSMRWYDGFFMALSNPGFLIANLGYTTGQVGALGAFALWLAMMVIAVLQNKIYTEPATMFPEHSGGIAMYAFEGWRSRFSLAGPISAIGYWAGWSSVLTIFGLTTGGLVQAEWFPDQTWHFSHIVQLDLPRVIAVGLVVALWIVNSMGAEPMKLMGYLTGTLLFVPLVLFMVVPFFLTDFSSANLSWGLVGAAGSTWGAVQLALVWLYLIGWSAYGIEVCAVFAPEYRDTKEDTRKALGRSAMFCLGVYAIMPVALGGAVSQQSIAKAPLGFYTDLLHRELGSTLSDVVVIFMVGSFLLGMNAASAGGSRTLYGMARSGMTIKWFDHINKRNVPNRGMYVNVAINIAAILLLPSIVAVLAVSNMGYLVCHVFALSAVVLLRKDRPDMDRPARLSNPWLWTAGLLAAFNLLIVIVGSTSFSKTGYGGPGEFVAGLALLLTGCAFYLYRRIVQDKRRFTWRDHNTPALFPLRDGAAEAAA; this is encoded by the coding sequence ATGACCATCTCCGACCCGCCCGGTGCAGCCACAGCGACTCCCGAGGTCGCTGTCGTCAATGTCGACGACCAGACACTGCTCAAGTCGATGCGATGGTACGACGGCTTCTTCATGGCGCTGTCGAATCCCGGCTTCTTGATCGCCAATCTGGGCTACACCACGGGGCAGGTCGGCGCGCTGGGTGCGTTTGCGCTGTGGCTGGCCATGATGGTCATCGCCGTACTGCAGAACAAGATCTACACCGAACCGGCCACCATGTTCCCCGAACATTCCGGCGGCATCGCGATGTACGCCTTCGAAGGCTGGCGCTCGCGGTTCAGCTTGGCGGGCCCGATATCCGCGATCGGCTATTGGGCTGGATGGTCATCGGTATTGACCATCTTCGGTCTGACGACCGGGGGCCTGGTCCAAGCCGAGTGGTTTCCCGATCAGACCTGGCACTTCTCACACATCGTGCAACTGGACCTGCCGCGGGTGATCGCGGTCGGGCTGGTCGTGGCGCTGTGGATCGTCAACTCGATGGGTGCCGAGCCCATGAAGCTGATGGGTTATCTGACCGGCACACTGCTGTTCGTTCCGCTCGTCCTGTTCATGGTCGTTCCGTTCTTCTTGACCGACTTCTCCTCGGCCAATCTGTCCTGGGGGCTTGTCGGTGCCGCTGGAAGCACCTGGGGTGCAGTTCAACTCGCGTTGGTGTGGCTCTACCTCATTGGCTGGTCCGCTTACGGCATCGAGGTGTGCGCCGTCTTCGCGCCCGAATATCGCGACACCAAGGAGGATACTCGCAAGGCCTTGGGCCGATCGGCGATGTTCTGCCTGGGCGTCTACGCCATCATGCCCGTCGCGCTGGGTGGTGCTGTCAGCCAGCAGTCGATTGCCAAGGCCCCGTTGGGTTTCTATACCGACCTGTTGCACCGCGAGCTGGGCAGCACCCTGTCCGATGTGGTGGTGATTTTCATGGTCGGCAGCTTTCTGCTCGGTATGAACGCAGCGAGTGCGGGCGGCAGCCGCACCCTCTACGGAATGGCGCGCAGCGGCATGACCATCAAGTGGTTCGACCACATCAACAAACGCAACGTGCCCAACCGCGGGATGTACGTCAATGTCGCGATCAACATCGCGGCGATCCTGCTGCTGCCGAGCATTGTGGCGGTGCTTGCCGTCAGCAATATGGGTTACCTCGTCTGCCATGTCTTCGCGCTGTCGGCGGTGGTACTGCTGCGAAAGGACCGGCCGGACATGGACCGTCCGGCCAGGCTGTCGAACCCGTGGCTGTGGACGGCCGGCCTGCTCGCCGCGTTCAACCTTCTCATCGTGATCGTCGGGTCGACGTCGTTTTCGAAGACTGGTTACGGCGGACCCGGAGAGTTCGTCGCGGGGTTGGCTTTGCTGCTGACCGGGTGTGCGTTCTACCTCTATCGGCGAATCGTTCAGGACAAGCGGCGGTTTACTTGGCGTGATCATAATACACCAGCGCTATTTCCCTTGAGGGACGGTGCGGCGGAGGCCGCGGCGTGA
- the glnT gene encoding type III glutamate--ammonia ligase, with protein sequence MTTSADLVDLCRESGTSFILTMFVDLNGKPCAKLVPVSAVDELASNGVGFAGYAVGAMGQEPKDPDLVAIPDPASFAPIPFVKPGLAIVHCDPHVEGRPWPFAPRNILKAVVQQASDAGFEAWVGAEVEYFLLRRDAAGSLYPADAGDTAKRPCYDARGVTRMYDHLASISNAMNALGWGNYANDHEDANGQFEQNFGYAEALTTADRVTTLRYLLSVLAADNGMIATFMPKPFADRTGSGLHLHLSLTSGGSPIFPGAEDQRGLDLSETAYSFIGGILDHAAALQALVAPTVNSYKRTGAVSTVSGASWAPRTPTYGGNDRTQYLRVPDNQRVELRGGDSSANPYLAIAAALGAGLDGIKRSVSPGDVAVTNPERPPIPLTLLHAVEQLESDVVIKAVLDSADSEALAPRVSDYYAQLKRQEFFAWHSSVTPWEIDTYLTAF encoded by the coding sequence ATGACCACGTCGGCTGATCTGGTGGACCTATGTCGAGAGTCAGGCACGTCGTTCATCTTGACGATGTTTGTCGACCTCAACGGCAAGCCCTGCGCAAAGTTGGTTCCGGTTTCTGCCGTCGACGAATTAGCCAGTAATGGAGTCGGTTTCGCGGGATACGCCGTCGGGGCCATGGGGCAGGAGCCCAAGGATCCCGACCTGGTTGCCATCCCTGACCCGGCATCCTTCGCTCCGATCCCGTTCGTCAAACCCGGGTTAGCGATCGTGCACTGCGACCCCCACGTCGAGGGCCGGCCGTGGCCGTTCGCGCCGCGTAACATCCTCAAAGCTGTCGTGCAGCAAGCCTCCGATGCCGGCTTTGAGGCGTGGGTCGGCGCAGAGGTTGAGTACTTTCTGCTCCGCCGCGACGCCGCGGGCTCGTTGTACCCGGCAGACGCGGGCGACACCGCGAAGCGGCCGTGTTACGACGCTCGCGGTGTGACGCGCATGTACGACCACCTGGCGTCCATCAGCAACGCAATGAACGCCCTGGGCTGGGGCAACTACGCCAACGACCACGAAGACGCCAACGGTCAGTTCGAACAGAACTTCGGTTACGCCGAAGCGTTGACCACGGCGGACCGTGTGACCACGTTGCGGTACCTGCTGTCGGTGCTCGCCGCCGACAACGGGATGATCGCGACCTTCATGCCCAAACCGTTCGCCGACCGTACCGGCAGCGGCCTGCATCTGCATCTGTCGCTGACCAGTGGCGGTTCCCCGATATTTCCCGGCGCCGAAGACCAACGCGGACTGGACCTTTCGGAGACGGCATACAGCTTCATCGGCGGTATCCTCGACCATGCGGCGGCGCTCCAGGCGCTGGTCGCTCCCACGGTCAACTCCTACAAGCGCACCGGGGCGGTGTCGACCGTGTCCGGGGCTTCGTGGGCGCCGCGCACTCCGACCTACGGCGGCAACGACCGCACTCAGTACCTCCGCGTTCCCGACAACCAGCGCGTCGAACTACGCGGCGGCGACAGTTCGGCCAATCCCTATCTGGCGATTGCGGCCGCACTGGGCGCCGGCTTGGACGGGATCAAACGCAGCGTGAGTCCCGGCGACGTCGCGGTTACGAATCCCGAGAGACCGCCAATCCCGCTCACCCTCCTGCACGCGGTCGAACAACTCGAATCCGACGTCGTCATCAAGGCAGTTCTCGACTCGGCCGACAGCGAGGCACTCGCGCCCCGCGTTTCGGATTATTACGCCCAACTCAAGAGGCAAGAGTTCTTCGCATGGCACTCATCGGTGACCCCATGGGAAATCGACACCTATCTGACCGCGTTCTAG
- a CDS encoding class II glutamine amidotransferase domain-containing protein, which produces MCGIVGLHLRNPELYPQLGSLLTAMLCEMQDRGADSAGVAIYGHSDWSPPGYGCVSLLNVSVESDVIGAALTERLGVHVNAGYLDDILLLSAPLDATPLLEAARAVLPDPLIAGFGKDLTVLKGVGTPRELSVHWGLPDAHGWQGVGHTRMATESAVTPGGAHPYAVGPEQCLVHNGSFSNHATIRRELARAGVRFDSENDTEVGARFVAKQLAEGRGIEAALKELCATFDGFYTLLVSNHDSFAVVRDAIACKPAIIAETDDWVAMASEYRALSGLPGVGSARVWEPEPEVVYVWTR; this is translated from the coding sequence GTGTGCGGAATCGTAGGGTTGCACCTCAGAAATCCTGAGCTGTACCCGCAACTAGGTTCGTTGCTGACGGCGATGCTGTGCGAGATGCAAGATCGCGGCGCAGACTCCGCCGGAGTGGCCATCTATGGGCATTCCGACTGGTCCCCACCGGGATATGGCTGCGTGAGCCTCCTCAATGTCAGTGTCGAGTCCGACGTCATCGGCGCCGCGTTGACCGAACGGCTCGGTGTCCACGTCAACGCTGGCTACCTCGATGACATTCTGTTGCTGAGCGCGCCACTGGATGCGACGCCGCTCCTCGAAGCGGCGCGGGCCGTGTTGCCGGACCCGCTGATTGCGGGATTCGGCAAGGACCTCACGGTGCTCAAGGGCGTGGGTACGCCACGGGAACTGTCTGTGCACTGGGGATTACCGGACGCGCATGGATGGCAGGGCGTGGGGCACACCCGGATGGCGACCGAATCGGCGGTCACCCCCGGCGGGGCGCACCCCTACGCGGTCGGGCCCGAGCAGTGTTTGGTGCACAACGGGTCGTTTTCCAACCACGCCACCATCCGCCGTGAACTGGCCAGGGCCGGTGTGCGATTCGACAGTGAGAACGACACCGAGGTCGGTGCCCGTTTTGTCGCCAAGCAACTGGCCGAGGGCCGCGGCATCGAAGCCGCGTTGAAGGAACTCTGCGCGACGTTCGACGGCTTCTACACGTTGCTGGTCTCCAACCACGACTCGTTCGCGGTGGTGCGCGACGCGATCGCCTGCAAACCGGCGATCATCGCCGAGACCGACGACTGGGTGGCGATGGCATCGGAATACCGAGCTTTGTCCGGGTTGCCGGGCGTCGGCAGCGCACGAGTGTGGGAACCCGAGCCGGAGGTGGTTTACGTATGGACGCGATGA
- a CDS encoding GltB/FmdC/FwdC-like GXGXG domain-containing protein — MDAMRFDLAAVSLRDVNQALHANDLTGEVVIDNPKGAHSVAVGLDAPVKVTVNGHVGYYAAGMNQQAEVTINGNAGTGVAENMMSGTVVVKGDASQSAGATAHGGLLVIEGTAGARCGISMKGVDIVVGGNVGHNSAFMAQDGRLVIRGKAGHGLGDSIYETRIYVRGTVESLGADCVRKEMRAEHLEELAGLLKAAGFDDDPATYTRYGSGRQLYHFDVDNTAAY, encoded by the coding sequence ATGGACGCGATGAGATTCGATCTAGCGGCCGTGTCGCTGCGCGACGTCAATCAGGCGTTGCACGCCAACGACCTCACCGGCGAGGTCGTCATCGATAACCCGAAGGGTGCGCACAGTGTGGCCGTCGGTCTTGACGCGCCGGTGAAGGTCACCGTTAACGGTCACGTCGGCTACTACGCGGCGGGGATGAATCAGCAAGCGGAAGTGACGATCAACGGCAATGCCGGCACCGGAGTTGCCGAAAACATGATGAGCGGCACGGTGGTCGTCAAGGGCGACGCGTCGCAGTCAGCGGGTGCCACCGCGCACGGCGGCCTGCTCGTCATCGAGGGCACCGCCGGCGCGCGCTGCGGCATCTCGATGAAGGGCGTCGACATCGTCGTCGGCGGAAACGTCGGGCACAACAGTGCGTTCATGGCCCAGGACGGGCGGCTCGTGATACGCGGCAAGGCCGGTCACGGCCTGGGCGATTCGATCTACGAGACCCGCATCTACGTGCGGGGCACAGTGGAGTCCCTGGGCGCGGACTGCGTGCGCAAAGAAATGCGTGCCGAGCACCTCGAGGAACTTGCCGGTCTGCTCAAGGCTGCTGGGTTCGATGACGATCCCGCCACCTACACGCGGTACGGGTCGGGGCGTCAGCTCTACCACTTCGATGTCGACAACACAGCGGCGTACTGA
- a CDS encoding FMN-binding glutamate synthase family protein, protein MTGSNAAHSASGLRESATIDRGVIADIQRAAETGIYDIRGWGAKRPLPHFDDLLFLGASMSRYPLEGYRERCETDVVLGDLHAKHPLHLSIPVTIAGMSFGALSGPAKEALGRGASEVGTSTTTGDGGMTPEERGQSKYLVYQYLPSRYGMNPDDLRKADAIEVVLGQGAKPGGGGMLLGQKISERVARMRTLPEGIDQRSACRHPDWTGPDDLAIKINELRELTDWEKPIYVKVGATRTYYDVSLAVRSGADVVVVDGMQGGTAATQSVFIEHVGIPTLAALPQAVQALQEAGMHRKVQLVVSGGIRSGADVAKAMALGADAVAIGTAALIALGDNHPRYADEYEKLGSAAGFYDDFQDGRDPAGITTQDPTLAARFDPVAGGRRLANYLRVLTMEAQTIARACGKAHLQHLEPEDLVAITIEAAAMARVPLAGTSWIPGAGL, encoded by the coding sequence ATGACTGGCAGTAACGCTGCACACAGTGCATCCGGCTTGCGCGAATCGGCTACCATCGACCGTGGTGTCATCGCCGACATCCAGCGGGCCGCCGAGACCGGAATCTACGACATCCGTGGCTGGGGCGCCAAACGTCCGCTTCCGCATTTCGATGACTTGTTGTTCCTGGGTGCATCGATGTCGCGGTATCCGTTAGAGGGTTATCGCGAGCGATGCGAAACCGATGTCGTGCTGGGCGACTTGCATGCGAAACACCCTCTGCACCTGTCGATCCCGGTCACGATCGCCGGCATGAGTTTCGGCGCCTTGTCCGGCCCCGCGAAGGAGGCGCTGGGCCGCGGTGCCAGCGAGGTGGGTACGTCGACGACGACCGGTGACGGGGGAATGACACCGGAGGAGCGCGGCCAATCTAAATACCTTGTCTACCAATACCTGCCGTCACGCTACGGGATGAATCCCGACGATCTGCGTAAGGCGGATGCCATCGAGGTAGTCCTTGGTCAGGGCGCCAAACCCGGCGGCGGGGGAATGCTGTTGGGGCAGAAGATCTCTGAGCGAGTCGCTCGGATGCGCACGTTGCCTGAAGGCATTGACCAACGCAGTGCCTGCCGTCATCCGGACTGGACAGGGCCTGACGACCTCGCGATCAAGATCAATGAGTTGCGCGAACTCACGGACTGGGAAAAGCCCATCTACGTCAAGGTTGGTGCCACCCGCACCTACTACGACGTCAGCCTGGCCGTGCGGTCCGGCGCCGACGTCGTCGTCGTGGACGGGATGCAGGGGGGAACAGCGGCTACCCAGAGCGTGTTCATCGAACACGTCGGTATCCCGACGTTGGCTGCTCTTCCGCAAGCGGTGCAGGCGTTGCAGGAGGCGGGGATGCACCGCAAGGTGCAGCTTGTCGTCTCGGGTGGCATTCGCAGCGGCGCGGACGTGGCCAAGGCGATGGCCCTGGGGGCTGACGCCGTCGCCATCGGGACCGCAGCCTTGATCGCGCTGGGTGATAACCATCCCCGCTATGCCGACGAGTACGAGAAGCTTGGCAGCGCAGCCGGTTTCTACGACGACTTCCAAGATGGCCGGGACCCGGCCGGCATTACCACGCAGGATCCGACGTTGGCGGCTCGCTTCGACCCGGTGGCGGGCGGGCGCCGGCTGGCTAATTATTTGCGGGTGCTGACCATGGAGGCGCAGACCATTGCCCGCGCGTGCGGGAAGGCTCACCTGCAGCACCTCGAACCCGAGGACTTGGTTGCGATCACGATCGAGGCCGCGGCGATGGCGCGGGTGCCGCTGGCGGGAACCTCCTGGATCCCAGGTGCGGGTTTGTAA